The following are encoded in a window of Kogia breviceps isolate mKogBre1 chromosome 12, mKogBre1 haplotype 1, whole genome shotgun sequence genomic DNA:
- the SCAF11 gene encoding protein SCAF11 isoform X2, translating into MKKTLYTLNVGDQDYEDMEGEENKDNTATTGLLYSEADRCPICLSCLLEKEIGFPESCNHVFCLTCILKWAETLASCPIDRKPFQAVFKFSALEGCVKVHIKRQLRETNDKKNESSFKKQLSCQENSKSCMRKKVKREDLLSAKLYDLKMIYRNSKYSETGGKENAIIKTNKPQRSNPCTNHCFRNFFSNIFSSSSHTGESSFTCTAYRTEFIEVNEISALIRQKRQELELSWFPDTLPGVGRISFIPWNIETEVLPLISSVLPRTIFPTSTISLENFGTSCKGYALAHTQEGEEKKQTSGASNTRGSRRKPAATTPTRRSTRNTRAEPVSQSQRSPVSNNSGCDAPDSNNPSVSVSSSGESEKQTRQAPKRKSIRRGRKLPLLKKKLRSSVPPPEKSSSSDSVDEEIVESDIPPVLEKEHQSDVESSNTVQINVENESANGLRSCTEPVEVSEEHSETHDTEERVESLYSESGTQGPPVLVGEEEEIQKVENTGIEANILCLESEISKNTSEKGGDPFENQDQIALPSESEVKADGCTDHLPNDFLKYSGSEIEVHQPISSLGEIPENAESAVNEEKVMESPIIKIIDHKDSTVKTEHLIDSPKLESSEGGIIQTMDKKSIESSEVHLLGHVKNEDSEIIATCDTSGNENFNSIQDSENNLLKKNLNTKLDKSFEEKKTESLVEHPRSTELPKTHIALIQKHFSEDNNEMIPMECDSFCSDQNESELEPSVNADAKQLNENSVEHSSQKNMSSSGPSNEKVETVSQPSEIPIDAIDKAKKPRTRRSRFHSPSTTWSPNKDTAREKKRSQSPSPKRETGKESRKSRSPSPKKESARGRRKSRSQSPKKDPRERRKSQSRSPKRDSTREGKRSESLSPKRDTSRENRRSQSRLKDSSPREKSRSRSRERESDRDGPKRDRDRERRTRRWSRSRSRSRSPSRSRTKSKSSSFGRNDRVSYSPRWKERWANDGWRCPRGNDRYRKNDSEKQNENTRKEKTDISPDADDSNSADKHRNDCPSWVTEKINSGPDPRTRNPEKLKDSHWEENRNENSGNSWNKNFGSGWMSNRGRGNRGRGAYRGGFAYTDQNENRWQNRKPLSGNSNSSGNETFKFVEQQPYKRKSEQEFSFDTPADRSGWTSASSWAVRKTLPADVQNYYSRRGRNSSGPQSGWMRQEEETTEQDSNLKDQANQQGDGSQLPINMMQPQMNVMQQQMNAQHQPMNIFPYPVGVHAPLMNLQRNPFNIHPQLPLHLHTGVPLMQVAAPTSVSQGPPPPPPPPPPSQQVSYIASQPDGKQLQGIPSASHVSNNMSTPVLPAPTAAPGNTGTVQGPSSGNTSSSSHSRASNAAVKLAESKKLQIQEKAAQEVKLAIKPFYQNKDITKEEYKEIVRKAVDKVCHSKSGEVNSTKVANLVKAYVDKYKYSRKGSQKKTLEEPVSTDKNIG; encoded by the exons aaaaaaagtcaaaagagaagaTCTATTAAGTGCAAAACTTTATGACTTGAAGATGATATACA GAAACTCTAAATACAGTGAAacgggaggaaaagaaaatgcaataatTAAGACAAATAAG CCTCAAAGATCAAATCCGTGTACAAATCATTGCTTCAGAAATTTTTTCTCCAATATCTTCTCTTCTAGTAGTCACACTGGAGAGTCTTCTTTTACCTGTACAGCTTACCG TACAGAATTTATAGAAGTCAATGAAATCAGTGCATTGATTAGGCAGAAGAGACAGGAACTGGAATTGTCATGGTTTCCTGATACATTACCTGGAGttggaag AATTAGTTTTATACCCTGGAATATTGAAACAGAAGTCCTTCCTCTCATCTCCTCTGTGTTGCCAAGAACTATTTTTCCAACAAGTACCATATCTTTAGAAAATTTTG GTACTTCTTGCAAAGGATATGCATTAGCACATActcaagaaggagaagagaagaagcaAACTTCTGGTGCCTCAAACACCAGAGGATCAAGACGAAAACCAGCAGCAACAACTCCCACAAGGAGATCTACACGTAACACGAGAGCTGAACCAGTCAGTCAGTCTCAGAGGTCCCCAGTATCAAATAATTCTGGGTGTGATGCCCCAGATAGTAATAATCCATCTGTAAGTGTTTCCTCTTCAGGTGAGTCAGAAAAGCAAACAAGGCAGGCTCCAAAACGGAAgtctataagaagaggaagaaaactacCTTTACTGAAAAAGAAACTTCGGAGCTCTGTACCTCCCCCTGAAAAGTCATCTTCCAGTGATTCAGTAGATGAAGAAATAGTAGAATCTGACATACCACCTGTGTTAGAGAAAGAACATCAATCAGATGTAGAAAGTAGTAACACTGTGCAGATAAATGTAGAAAATGAGTCTGCTAATGGCTTGAGAAGTTGCACTGAGCCAGTAGAAGTAAGTGAGGAACATAGTGAGACCCATGATACAGAGGAAAGAGTAGAATCTTTATATTCTGAGTCTGGTACCCAAGGTCCTCCTGTGCTAgttggagaggaggaggaaattcAAAAAGTTGAGAATACAGGTATAGAGGCTAATATTTTATGTCTGGAAAGTGAGATTTCTAAGAATACTTCTGAAAAAGGAGGTGACCCATTTGAAAATCAAGACCAAATAGCTTTACCTTCAGAATCAGAAGTAAAAGCAGATGGATGTACAGATCATCTTCCAaatgattttcttaaatattcagGATCTGAAATTGAAGTACACCAACCTATATCAAGCCTAGGTGAGATCCCTGAGAATGCAGAGTCAGCAGTTAATGAAGAAAAAGTTATGGAGAGtcctataataaaaattattgatcATAAAGATTCTACAGTAAAAACAGAACATCTTATTGACAGCCCCAAATTAGAATCTTCTGAGGGTGGAATTATACAAACAATGGACAAAAAATCTATTGAGAGCTCAGAGGTTCATTTGCTTGGGCatgttaaaaatgaagattcaGAAATAATTGCAACATGTGATACTTcaggaaatgaaaatttcaatAGTATTCAAGACTCTGaaaacaatttattaaaaaaaaatcttaacaccAAATTGGACAAATCTTTcgaagaaaaaaagactgaatctCTGGTTGAACATCCCAGATCTACAGAATTGCCTAAAACACATATTGCACTGATTCAGAAGCATTTTAGTGAGGACAATAATGAAATGATACCTATGGAATGTGATTCATTTTGCAGTGACCAGAATGAATCTGAACTCGAACCATCTGTAAATGCTGATGCTAAACAATTGAATGAAAATTCTGTGGAGCACAGTTCCCAAAAGAATATGTCATCTTCTGGTCCTTCAAATGAAAAGGTTGAAACTGTATCTCAACCATCTGAAATCCCAATAGATGCGATAGATAAAGCCAAAAAGCCTCGTACTCGAAGATCTAGATTTCATTCTCCATCTACAACTTGGTCTCCCAACAAAGACACTGCACGAGAAAAGAAGCGGTCTCAGTCTCCATCTCCCAAAagagaaactggaaaagaaagcaggaagTCTCGATCACCATCTCCCAAGAAAGAATCTGCAAGAGGACGGAGAAAATCTCGTTCTCAGTCCCCAAAAAAGGACCCACGAGAAAGGAGGAAATCTCAGTCTCGATCTCCAAAAAGAGATAGCACTAGGgaaggcaaaagatctgaatcaCTCTCCCCAAAAAGAGACACTTCTAGAGAAAACAGAAGATCTCAGTCAAGACTGAAAGATTCCTCCCCAAGAGAAAAATCCAGGTCCcggagcagagaaagagaaagtgataGAGATGGGCCAAAGAGAGATCGAGATAGAGAAAGGAGAACCAGAAGGTGGTCTCGATCCAGATCTCGTTCTAGGTCACCATCAAGATCTAGAACAAAAAGTAAGAGTTCATCATTTGGTAGAAATGACAGAGTCAGTTATTCTCCTCGATGGAAGGAAAGATGGGCAAATGATGGTTGGAGATGTCCACGAGGAAATGATCGATACAGAAAGAATGactcagagaaacagaatgaaaatacaagaaaagaaaaaactgacatCAGTCCAGATGCTGATGATTCAAATTCTGCTGACAAACATAGAAATGACTGTCCCAGTTGggtaacagaaaaaataaattctgggcCTGATCCGAGGACCAGAAATCCAGAAAAGTTAAAAGATTCTCATtgggaagaaaatagaaatgaaaattcagGAAATTCTTGGAATAAAAACTTTGGTTCAGGTTGGATGTCGAACCGTGGTAGAGGTAACCGTGGCAGAGGCGCTTACAGAGGTGGTTTTGCCTACACAGATCAAAATGAAAACAGGTGGCAAAACCGAAAACCCCTCTCAGGGAATTCAAATAGTTCAGGGAATGAGACTTTCAAGTTTGTGGAACAGCAGCCCTATAAACGGAAAAGTGAGCAAGAGTTCTCATTTGATACACCGGCAGATAGGTCAGGGTGGACATCTGCATCTAGTTGGGCTGTGAGAAAGACTCTGCCAGCAGATGTACAAAACTATTATTCACGACGAGGGAGGAATTCTTCAGGTCCACAGTCTGGATGGATGAGACAAGAGGAGGAAACAACTGAACAGG atTCTAACCTAAAAGACCAAGCAAACCAACAAGGTGATGGTTCTCAGCTACCTATAAATATGATGCAACCACAAATGAATGTAATGCAGCAACAAATGAATGCACAACACCAGCCTATGAATATCTTCCCATATCCAGTGGGTGTTCATGCTCCTTTGATGAATCTCCAGCGCAATCCGTTTAACATTCATCCTCAGCTGCCCTTGCATCTGCACACAGGAGTACCTCTCATGCAGGTAGCTGCTCCCACCAGTGTATCTCAgggaccaccaccaccaccaccccctccccctccatcccagCAAGTCAGCTACATTGCTTCACAGCCAGATGGAAAGCAATTGCAG GGTATTCCTAGTGCTTCTCATGTAAGTAATAACATGAGTACACCAGTCTTGCCTGCTCcgacagcagccccaggaaatacGGGAACAGTTCAGGGACCAAGTTCTGGTAATACTTCGTCATCAAGTCACAGCAGAGCTTCTAATGCTGCTGTAAAATTGGCAGAAAGCAAA AAATTGCAAATTCAAGAAAAAGCAGCACAGGAGGTAAAATTGGCCATTAAAccattttatcaaaataaagatATCACCAAGGAAGAATATAAAGAGATTGTGCGGAAAGCGGTAGATAAA gTTTGTCATAGTAAGAGTGGAGAAGTAAATTCTACTAAAGTGGCAAATCTGGTTAAAGCCTATGTAGACAAATACAAATATTCACGGAAGGGAAGCCAAAAGAAAACTCTGGAAGAACCTGTGTCTACTGATAAAAACATAGGCTGA
- the SCAF11 gene encoding protein SCAF11 isoform X1 has product MKKTLYTLNVGDQDYEDMEGEENKDNTATTGLLYSEADRCPICLSCLLEKEIGFPESCNHVFCLTCILKWAETLASCPIDRKPFQAVFKFSALEGCVKVHIKRQLRETNDKKNESSFKKQLSCQENSKSCMRKKVKREDLLSAKLYDLKMIYRNSKYSETGGKENAIIKTNKPQRSNPCTNHCFRNFFSNIFSSSSHTGESSFTCTAYRTEFIEVNEISALIRQKRQELELSWFPDTLPGVGRISFIPWNIETEVLPLISSVLPRTIFPTSTISLENFGTSCKGYALAHTQEGEEKKQTSGASNTRGSRRKPAATTPTRRSTRNTRAEPVSQSQRSPVSNNSGCDAPDSNNPSVSVSSSGESEKQTRQAPKRKSIRRGRKLPLLKKKLRSSVPPPEKSSSSDSVDEEIVESDIPPVLEKEHQSDVESSNTVQINVENESANGLRSCTEPVEVSEEHSETHDTEERVESLYSESGTQGPPVLVGEEEEIQKVENTGIEANILCLESEISKNTSEKGGDPFENQDQIALPSESEVKADGCTDHLPNDFLKYSGSEIEVHQPISSLGEIPENAESAVNEEKVMESPIIKIIDHKDSTVKTEHLIDSPKLESSEGGIIQTMDKKSIESSEVHLLGHVKNEDSEIIATCDTSGNENFNSIQDSENNLLKKNLNTKLDKSFEEKKTESLVEHPRSTELPKTHIALIQKHFSEDNNEMIPMECDSFCSDQNESELEPSVNADAKQLNENSVEHSSQKNMSSSGPSNEKVETVSQPSEIPIDAIDKAKKPRTRRSRFHSPSTTWSPNKDTAREKKRSQSPSPKRETGKESRKSRSPSPKKESARGRRKSRSQSPKKDPRERRKSQSRSPKRDSTREGKRSESLSPKRDTSRENRRSQSRLKDSSPREKSRSRSRERESDRDGPKRDRDRERRTRRWSRSRSRSRSPSRSRTKSKSSSFGRNDRVSYSPRWKERWANDGWRCPRGNDRYRKNDSEKQNENTRKEKTDISPDADDSNSADKHRNDCPSWVTEKINSGPDPRTRNPEKLKDSHWEENRNENSGNSWNKNFGSGWMSNRGRGNRGRGAYRGGFAYTDQNENRWQNRKPLSGNSNSSGNETFKFVEQQPYKRKSEQEFSFDTPADRSGWTSASSWAVRKTLPADVQNYYSRRGRNSSGPQSGWMRQEEETTEQDSNLKDQANQQGDGSQLPINMMQPQMNVMQQQMNAQHQPMNIFPYPVGVHAPLMNLQRNPFNIHPQLPLHLHTGVPLMQVAAPTSVSQGPPPPPPPPPPSQQVSYIASQPDGKQLQGIPSASHVSNNMSTPVLPAPTAAPGNTGTVQGPSSGNTSSSSHSRASNAAVKLAESKVSVTVEASADSSKTDKKLQIQEKAAQEVKLAIKPFYQNKDITKEEYKEIVRKAVDKVCHSKSGEVNSTKVANLVKAYVDKYKYSRKGSQKKTLEEPVSTDKNIG; this is encoded by the exons aaaaaaagtcaaaagagaagaTCTATTAAGTGCAAAACTTTATGACTTGAAGATGATATACA GAAACTCTAAATACAGTGAAacgggaggaaaagaaaatgcaataatTAAGACAAATAAG CCTCAAAGATCAAATCCGTGTACAAATCATTGCTTCAGAAATTTTTTCTCCAATATCTTCTCTTCTAGTAGTCACACTGGAGAGTCTTCTTTTACCTGTACAGCTTACCG TACAGAATTTATAGAAGTCAATGAAATCAGTGCATTGATTAGGCAGAAGAGACAGGAACTGGAATTGTCATGGTTTCCTGATACATTACCTGGAGttggaag AATTAGTTTTATACCCTGGAATATTGAAACAGAAGTCCTTCCTCTCATCTCCTCTGTGTTGCCAAGAACTATTTTTCCAACAAGTACCATATCTTTAGAAAATTTTG GTACTTCTTGCAAAGGATATGCATTAGCACATActcaagaaggagaagagaagaagcaAACTTCTGGTGCCTCAAACACCAGAGGATCAAGACGAAAACCAGCAGCAACAACTCCCACAAGGAGATCTACACGTAACACGAGAGCTGAACCAGTCAGTCAGTCTCAGAGGTCCCCAGTATCAAATAATTCTGGGTGTGATGCCCCAGATAGTAATAATCCATCTGTAAGTGTTTCCTCTTCAGGTGAGTCAGAAAAGCAAACAAGGCAGGCTCCAAAACGGAAgtctataagaagaggaagaaaactacCTTTACTGAAAAAGAAACTTCGGAGCTCTGTACCTCCCCCTGAAAAGTCATCTTCCAGTGATTCAGTAGATGAAGAAATAGTAGAATCTGACATACCACCTGTGTTAGAGAAAGAACATCAATCAGATGTAGAAAGTAGTAACACTGTGCAGATAAATGTAGAAAATGAGTCTGCTAATGGCTTGAGAAGTTGCACTGAGCCAGTAGAAGTAAGTGAGGAACATAGTGAGACCCATGATACAGAGGAAAGAGTAGAATCTTTATATTCTGAGTCTGGTACCCAAGGTCCTCCTGTGCTAgttggagaggaggaggaaattcAAAAAGTTGAGAATACAGGTATAGAGGCTAATATTTTATGTCTGGAAAGTGAGATTTCTAAGAATACTTCTGAAAAAGGAGGTGACCCATTTGAAAATCAAGACCAAATAGCTTTACCTTCAGAATCAGAAGTAAAAGCAGATGGATGTACAGATCATCTTCCAaatgattttcttaaatattcagGATCTGAAATTGAAGTACACCAACCTATATCAAGCCTAGGTGAGATCCCTGAGAATGCAGAGTCAGCAGTTAATGAAGAAAAAGTTATGGAGAGtcctataataaaaattattgatcATAAAGATTCTACAGTAAAAACAGAACATCTTATTGACAGCCCCAAATTAGAATCTTCTGAGGGTGGAATTATACAAACAATGGACAAAAAATCTATTGAGAGCTCAGAGGTTCATTTGCTTGGGCatgttaaaaatgaagattcaGAAATAATTGCAACATGTGATACTTcaggaaatgaaaatttcaatAGTATTCAAGACTCTGaaaacaatttattaaaaaaaaatcttaacaccAAATTGGACAAATCTTTcgaagaaaaaaagactgaatctCTGGTTGAACATCCCAGATCTACAGAATTGCCTAAAACACATATTGCACTGATTCAGAAGCATTTTAGTGAGGACAATAATGAAATGATACCTATGGAATGTGATTCATTTTGCAGTGACCAGAATGAATCTGAACTCGAACCATCTGTAAATGCTGATGCTAAACAATTGAATGAAAATTCTGTGGAGCACAGTTCCCAAAAGAATATGTCATCTTCTGGTCCTTCAAATGAAAAGGTTGAAACTGTATCTCAACCATCTGAAATCCCAATAGATGCGATAGATAAAGCCAAAAAGCCTCGTACTCGAAGATCTAGATTTCATTCTCCATCTACAACTTGGTCTCCCAACAAAGACACTGCACGAGAAAAGAAGCGGTCTCAGTCTCCATCTCCCAAAagagaaactggaaaagaaagcaggaagTCTCGATCACCATCTCCCAAGAAAGAATCTGCAAGAGGACGGAGAAAATCTCGTTCTCAGTCCCCAAAAAAGGACCCACGAGAAAGGAGGAAATCTCAGTCTCGATCTCCAAAAAGAGATAGCACTAGGgaaggcaaaagatctgaatcaCTCTCCCCAAAAAGAGACACTTCTAGAGAAAACAGAAGATCTCAGTCAAGACTGAAAGATTCCTCCCCAAGAGAAAAATCCAGGTCCcggagcagagaaagagaaagtgataGAGATGGGCCAAAGAGAGATCGAGATAGAGAAAGGAGAACCAGAAGGTGGTCTCGATCCAGATCTCGTTCTAGGTCACCATCAAGATCTAGAACAAAAAGTAAGAGTTCATCATTTGGTAGAAATGACAGAGTCAGTTATTCTCCTCGATGGAAGGAAAGATGGGCAAATGATGGTTGGAGATGTCCACGAGGAAATGATCGATACAGAAAGAATGactcagagaaacagaatgaaaatacaagaaaagaaaaaactgacatCAGTCCAGATGCTGATGATTCAAATTCTGCTGACAAACATAGAAATGACTGTCCCAGTTGggtaacagaaaaaataaattctgggcCTGATCCGAGGACCAGAAATCCAGAAAAGTTAAAAGATTCTCATtgggaagaaaatagaaatgaaaattcagGAAATTCTTGGAATAAAAACTTTGGTTCAGGTTGGATGTCGAACCGTGGTAGAGGTAACCGTGGCAGAGGCGCTTACAGAGGTGGTTTTGCCTACACAGATCAAAATGAAAACAGGTGGCAAAACCGAAAACCCCTCTCAGGGAATTCAAATAGTTCAGGGAATGAGACTTTCAAGTTTGTGGAACAGCAGCCCTATAAACGGAAAAGTGAGCAAGAGTTCTCATTTGATACACCGGCAGATAGGTCAGGGTGGACATCTGCATCTAGTTGGGCTGTGAGAAAGACTCTGCCAGCAGATGTACAAAACTATTATTCACGACGAGGGAGGAATTCTTCAGGTCCACAGTCTGGATGGATGAGACAAGAGGAGGAAACAACTGAACAGG atTCTAACCTAAAAGACCAAGCAAACCAACAAGGTGATGGTTCTCAGCTACCTATAAATATGATGCAACCACAAATGAATGTAATGCAGCAACAAATGAATGCACAACACCAGCCTATGAATATCTTCCCATATCCAGTGGGTGTTCATGCTCCTTTGATGAATCTCCAGCGCAATCCGTTTAACATTCATCCTCAGCTGCCCTTGCATCTGCACACAGGAGTACCTCTCATGCAGGTAGCTGCTCCCACCAGTGTATCTCAgggaccaccaccaccaccaccccctccccctccatcccagCAAGTCAGCTACATTGCTTCACAGCCAGATGGAAAGCAATTGCAG GGTATTCCTAGTGCTTCTCATGTAAGTAATAACATGAGTACACCAGTCTTGCCTGCTCcgacagcagccccaggaaatacGGGAACAGTTCAGGGACCAAGTTCTGGTAATACTTCGTCATCAAGTCACAGCAGAGCTTCTAATGCTGCTGTAAAATTGGCAGAAAGCAAAGTAAGTGTTACAGTGGAAGCCAGCGCAGATAGCTCGAAGACAGACAAG AAATTGCAAATTCAAGAAAAAGCAGCACAGGAGGTAAAATTGGCCATTAAAccattttatcaaaataaagatATCACCAAGGAAGAATATAAAGAGATTGTGCGGAAAGCGGTAGATAAA gTTTGTCATAGTAAGAGTGGAGAAGTAAATTCTACTAAAGTGGCAAATCTGGTTAAAGCCTATGTAGACAAATACAAATATTCACGGAAGGGAAGCCAAAAGAAAACTCTGGAAGAACCTGTGTCTACTGATAAAAACATAGGCTGA